The Ralstonia insidiosa region TACTCCTTCCCGCCGCTCGCCTTGGATGGCGCTGATTGTCGTTGCGCTCGTCGCCGTGTTCCTGGCGCTCTGGACGGACGACCTGTTCCAGCGCTCCACCCTGTTCCGCCCCGATGAAGGCCGCTATGCGGAGATCCCGCGCGAGATGGTGGTCTCGGGCGATTGGGTGACGCCGCGCCTGAACGATCTCAAGTATTTCGAGAAGCCGCCCCTGCAGTACTGGACGACGGCCGCCACCTTCCAGGCGTTCGGCGTGAATGCCTGGGGCGCGCGCCTGTGGCCGGTGCTGTTCGGCCTGGGCGGCATCCTGATGACGGCGTGGACGCTGGCGGTCTATCGCGGTGGACGCACGGCGGCAACCGGCGCGGCGATCCTCGCGTCGTCACTGCTGTATCTGCTGTTTGGTCAGGTCATCACGCTCGACATGGGCGTGGGTTTCTTCCTAACCGTGGGCGCGTGCGGCTTTGCGCTAGCGCAGCGGCCTGGTGTATCACGCGGTGGACAGCTCGGGTGGATGCTGGTGGTCTGGCTGGCGCTGGCCGGCGCCACGCTTACCAAGGGATTGATCGGACTGGTGGTGCCGGGGTTGATTGGCGTGGCCTATCTGCTGATGACGCGCAACTGGGCACTGATCCGCCGCATGCATTGGCTGCCGGGCCTGGCGCTGTACTTGGTCGCCACGGTGCCGTGGTTTGTGATCGTGCAGCAGCGCAACCCCGAGTTTTTCGACTTCTTCTTCATCCACGAGCACTTCCAGCGCTTCCTGACCAACGAGCATCACCGCAGCGGCAAGTGGTGGTACTTCATCGCGGTGGGCGCGGCTGGGCTGTTGCCTTGGACGCCGCTGTTCTTCACGGCCATCGGCAGACGCATTGGGCGCGTGGCCGATCTGTTTGTCGGCACGCGGGAGTTCGATCTGATGCGCTGGTCGATCGCCTGGACGGCGATGATCTTCCTGTTCTTCTCGGTCTCAAGCTCCAAGCTGCCGGGCTACATCGTGCCGGCCTTCCCTGCGTTGGCGATCATCCTGGCCCTGGCGCTGGAGAAGATGCCAACCCGCGCCGTTGCATGGGCGCTGGGCGTGAATCTGTTGATCGCCATCGGGCTGTGGTTTGCGGTGCCCCTGATTGGCGCCAAGGCGGGCGCCAAGATGCCGGCCGAGCAGGTGGCGCAAGCCATGCCAGTGCTGCGCAGCGTGATGGCCATGCTGGCCGTCGGCACGCTGGCAGCATTGCTGGCCCTGCGGTGGCAGCGGCACATGCTGGCGGTGATCGTGCTGTCGCTCTCCGCCCTGTTCTGCTGGGACCGGGTGCTCAACGCCACCGAGATCTTCCGCGATGCGCTCTCCGCACGCGACCTCATCGAGAAGACGCAACAGGCCGTCGGGCCGATTCCCGCCGAGATGCCGTTCTACTCGGTCGAGTGGCTGGACCAGACCGCCATCTATTACCTGGGCCGCCCGATGACGCTGGTTTCCGGCTTTGACGAGCTGGAAATGGGCGCCGGCCTGGAGCCAAACAAGGTGGTCGCCACCACGGACGAATGGATCCAGCGCTGGACCGACGGCCCGCCCGCTTACGCCTTCATGCGTCGCATGACGTGGCAGAAGTTGCAAGCCGCTGGCGTACCGATGCGCCTGGTGGCCGAATCCGCCGACAAGGTGGTGGTGGCGCGCCGGTAAGCTCGCGCGACACCTCGCGAACGCAAAAGCAAAGGGCCGCAGATGCGGCCCTTTTTCATGGTGCGCGGCGTCTTACCACGTGCAACTGCCGCGCAGGAACGCCCACTCCTCGCACTCATCTCCACCAGGGCTCACACAGGTGCCGACTTCGGTGCCGTTGGCGCGGGTGGAAAACTCAAGCTGCCCACCACGCTGCAGGCAGTATTCCGAAGCAGGATTGGCCATGCCGACATTGGAGCGCGGCGGCTCGGTTGCTGTGCCAGCAGGCGGCGTGGCCGGTACCACCGGTGAAGGCCGCGCAACCGGCGGCTGCGAAACAGGGGACGACATGGGCGGCGGCGCCGGCTGGATGGTCGTGCGCGGCGGCTGCCAGGGCGGCATCGGCGACGAGCAGGCCGCCAGCCCCGTTGCCAGCATCAACGCGGCAACAACGGCAGCGCGGCGGCCTTGGCCAGCATCCTCAACAACCGTGGCGAGACAGACTGCGCGATCCATGCGTTTCCTCCCGAGGTTCCAGTGCTGCGCACGCAACCAGCGTGCTTGACCGCCTAAGGATAGCGTACGAAACCGCCGGCCCCTATGTCAGGCGGTCAGACGGTCAGGCCGCCACAGCCGGCACGGGAAACCGCATGGTGACGCGAAAACCCGGCGTCGGCGCATCGCTCGCAGCCGGCCCGATCGACAGGTCGCCGCCAAGATGCCGCACCAGCCGATCGACAATCGCCAGGCCCAGCCCGCAGTGCGCATTGCCGCCGCGCGCCGGGTCCAGGCGGACGAACGGGCGCATCACCCGATCAATATCGGCCGTGGGGATGCCCGCGCCGTGGTCTTCCACTGTCAACGTAAAGCCATGCTCATCCGATGCCGTGCAGACGTTGACGGGCGCCGCGCCGTAAGCAAACGCGTTGTCGAGCAGATTGACGACGATGCGCTCCAGGTGCGTCGGCTTGAGGCGGAAGCGATCCCCGGCGTGCAAATCCAGCGCGACATGCTTGCCCTGCTCCGCAAACGGCTGCACCAGCCCACGCAGGTGGCGATCGACCGTCACCTCGCGCGCCTCGCTGTCACCGCTCTGTGCATAGGCGAGAAACTGCTCGACGATGGCCGACATGGATTCGACATCGCGCTCGATGCCTGCGCCCGCCTTTTGGTCTGCCAGCATCTCGGCACGCAGGCGCAGGCGTGAGAGCGGTGTTTTCAGATCATGCGCAATGCCAGCCAGCATGGTGTTGCGCTCTTCGTCCGCGGCGGACAGGTCGGCGGCCATGTGGTTGAACTGATCGGTCAACTGGCGCAGCTCGTACGGGCCGCGCTCCTTGAGCGGCGCCACATAGCGGCGCCGTGCCAGCGCACCGGCAGCCTCGGCCAGCGCGCGCACCGGGCGCTGGATCTGCCAAGCCGCAAACAACGAGAACGCAATGGCAATCGCCAGCACCACCATGATCCCGGGCACCACGGCCGAGATGGTCGGCGGCGCATGCACCCACACGAGCGGCATTGCGATCCATTTGTCGCGCTGCGGAAAACGCACAAACACCCGGGGAGTCGCCGCCGCTTCCAGCCGGAGTTCCGTGCCGGCCGGCAGGCGGCGGGCAAGCTGGCGCGCAAGCTCGGCGGATTTGTCCGATGCCGACAGTGCATCACCGGCCGGCGCCTCATTGGTTTCGATCACCAAGTCAGGCAACTTGGCGCGCAGGTGGCCATCCATCACCGCCTGGAAGGCTTGCAACTGGAACGCCATCTGGTCGACCGACGCCTGGTACTGCCGCTCGCGCCGTTCGGAGCGCAGCACGCCAAGCCACGAAAAATGGCTCAGCACCAGCACCACCACGATCAGCCCGGCCAACCGGCCAAAAAGGGTGTCAAACCGCGGCGTATCGAATCTAGCCTTGAACTTCATCGCGCACTTCCTGCTCTTCCCGCTCGTCCGGCACAAAGGTGTAGCCGCGGCCGCGCACGGTCTGGATGTAGCGCGGGCGCTGGGCATCCTCATCCAGCACGCGGCGCAGGCGCCAGATCTGCACGTCGATCCCGCGGTCGGACACACCGCTGCCCGGGCCATACATCAATTCGACGATGTGCTCGCGCGTCAGCACCTGCATGGCATGCGCAATCAGCAGCTTGAGCAGCGCAAACTCGGTGTCGCTGATGGACAGCGCGCGATCGCCGCGAAACAGCGTGCGCATGCGGAAATTGAGCTTGAACGGGCCGAATGCAAAGCTGTCGCGGTCTTCCGGGGCGGAGGCCGGCACCGCCTGGCGGCGGCGCAGCACGGCGTTGATACGCGCCAACAACTCACGCGGCGAGAACGGCTTGCCCAGGTAATCATCCGCGCCGATCTCCAGGCCGATGATGCGGTCGATCTCATCGCTGCGGGCGGTGAGCAGGATAACCGGCACGTCGTCGTTGCGGGCGCGCAGGTCACGCAGGGCCGACAGGCCATCCACCTTGGGCATCATCAGGTCAAGCACCACAAGTGCTGGGCGCTCGCGCTCGAGCCGGGCGGCCAGGCCATCACCGTCGTGCATGACGGACACGGCAAAGCCCTGCTGGGTCAGGTATTCGCGCAGCAGGTCGCGCAGTTCGACGTCGTCATCGACGACCAGGATCTTGGTGCCGCTCATGTCTGGGGGAGGCGCTTGAAAGTGTGCTCATGATAACGATTGTCACGCGCGCGAAGCGTCTATGCATTGACGTCATATTGTTTCTCGCGGTAACAGCAGAACGGGTTTGTAATCTGACGTAATACAACCCGCTGCGCGACTAATTCTGCGCAAAGACGATGCCTTTAAGCTGCGGTCTGACTGGAATAAGCGCCGGGTATCATGTGCGCTCATCCCCATATTGATCCAACCAGGAAGCACGACATGTCCGAGGCGATGGACCCTGAACGCGGCAACAATAAGAACGCCGGCCACAAAAATGCGGAGCACGGCACGCAAGAGATGCGCGATGGAGTCTCGCCGACGCTGCTGCCGCCTCCGCGCGAAGGTGGCAAGCGCCGCCGCTGGGGCATCTGGGTGGTGCTCGTCATTGTGGTGTTGATCGGCTACGCGGTCTGGCACGCAACGCATCGCAACGCCGGCGGCCCTGGCGGCGCGGGCCGAGGTGGCCCAGGCGGACGCGGCGCAGCCATGGCCAACAAGCCGATGCCCGTGATGGTGGCCACCGCCGCCAAGGGCGATATCAATGTGGTGATCTCGGCATTGGGCAACGTGACGCCCGTGGTCAACGTGACCGTCAAGAGCCGTGTGGACGGCCAGCTTGTGCGCATCCACTTTACCGAGGGGCAGAACGTGAAGGCCGGCGACCTGCTGGCTGAAATCGACCCGGCCACTTACCAGGCGCAACTGCTGCAGGCACAGGGCCAGCTTGCCCGCGATCAGGCCCTGTTGCAGAACGCCAAGCTCGACCTGCAGCGTTACCAGACCTTGGCTGCGCAGGACTCCATCGCCAAGCAACAGGTCGACACCCAGGCCTCGCTGGTGCGCCAGTATGAAGGCACGGTCAAGCTGGACCAGGGCAACGTCGACAACGCCCGCGTGCAACTCTCGTACACACGTATTACTGCGCCAGTGTCGGGCCGCGTGGGCCTGCGCCAGGTGGACCCGGGCAACATCGTGCATGCGTCGGACACCAACGGCATTGTCGTCATCACGCAGATCGACCCGATGACGGTCATCTACTCCATCCCCGAAGACAGCCTGCCCAAGGTCATGCCGCGCCTGCAGTCCGGTGACAAGCTGCCGGTGGATGCCTGGGACCGCGCACAGACCACGGTGCTTGCACACGGCGTACTCATGACGGTGGACAACACCATCGACAACACCACGGGCACGGTCAAGCTGCGCGCGCAGTTCCCGAACCAGAACGCTGCGCTGTTCCCCAACCAGTTTGTGAACGTACGCATGCGCGTGGATACGTTGCACGACCAGGTGATCGTGCCGGGCGCCGCCATCCAGCGCGGCACGCAAGGCACGTTCGTCTACATCGTGGGCCAGGACAGCAACGTGACGCTGCGCGTGGTCAAGCTGGGCGTGACCGAAGGCGAGCGCGTCTCGATCACCTCTGGCCTGCAACCCGGCGAGCGCGTGGTCATTGACGGCGCCGACAAGCTGCGCGACGGCGCACCGGTGGAAGTGATCCAGCCCGGTGCGGCCAACGCGGCAAGCGCGCCCGCTGCGGGCCAGGGCCGCCAGGGTGGGCAGGGTCAACGCCACCACCGCGGCCAGGGTGGTGCATCCGCGCCTGCGGCAAGCGCGCCTGCCGCCAAGCAGTAAGCCGTGCCTCGCGCACTCGCCTGACGAAGTCTTCTGTTTGAGCTGGCATGAATCCCTCACGAATTTTCATCCTCCGGCCCGTGGCGACCACCCTGCTGATGGTCGCTATCCTGCTGTCGGGCCTGGTGGCGTACCGGATGCTGCCGCTCTCCGCGCTGCCTGAGGTCGACTACCCGACCATCCAGGTGACGACGCTGTACCCGGGCGCGAGCCCGGACGTGATGACGTCGGCCATCACCGCGCCATTGGAGCGGCAGTTCGGCCAGATGCCGGGTCTGAAGCAGATGACGTCATCCAGTTCGGGCGGCGCCTCGGTCATCACGCTGCAGTTTGATCTGTCGCTCTCGCTCGACATTGGTGAGCAGGAAGTGCAGGCGGCCATCAATGCGGCCGGCAACCTGCTGCCGACCGACCTGCCGATGCCACCGATCTACAGCAAGGTCAACCCGGCCGACGCGCCGATCCTGACGCTGGCGATCACCTCCAACACGATGCCGTTGCCCAAGCTGGAAGACCTGGTCGACACGCGCATCGCACAAAAGCTGTCGCAGCTGCCGGGTATCGGCCTGGTGAGCATCAGCGGCGGGCAACGGCCGGCGGTGCGCATCCAGGCCAACACGTCGGCACTGGCGGCGCTGGGGCTGTCGATTGACGACATCCGCACTTCCATCGGCACGGCTAACGTGAACGGCGCCAAGGGCAGCTTTGACGGCCCGATGCGCGCGTCCACGATTGATGCCAACGACCAGCTCAAGTCGGCCGCCGAGTACAGCAAGATGATCGTCGCCTACAAGAACGGCGCGCCCATCCGCCTGTCGGATGTGGCGCAGATCATCGACGGGGCCGAGAACAGCAAGCTGGCCGCCTGGGCCAACGCCACGCCCGCCATCATCCTGAACGTGCAGCGCCAGCCGGGCGCCAACGTGATCGAGGTCGTGGACCGCGCCAAGGCACTGCTGCCGCAGTTGAAGGACACCCTGCCCGGCAACGTGGACGTGGCCGTGCTGACCGACCGCACCACCACCATCCGCGCCTCCGTCACCGATGTGCAGCACGAGCTGATCCTGGCCGTGGCGCTGGTGGTGATGGTGATCTTCCTGTTCCTGCGCAATGTGCCGGCCACCTTGATTCCGGCCGCGGCAGTACCGCTGTCGCTGGTGGGCACCTTTGGCGTGATGTACATGGCCGGGTTCTCGATCAACAACCTGACGCTGATGGCGCTGACCATCGCCACCGGTTTCGTGGTGGATGACGCCATCGTCGTGATTGAGAACATCGCCCGCTACATTGAAGACGGCGATCCGCCCATGGAGGCCGCGCTCAAGGGCTCCAAGCAGATCGGCTTCACCATCATCTCGCTCACCTTCTCGCTGATTGCCGTGCTGATTCCGCTGCTGTTCATGGGCGACGTAGTCGGGCGGCTGTTCCGCGAGTTCGCTATCACGCTGGCGGTGTCGATTTTGATTTCGGCCGTGGTGTCGCTCACGCTCACGCCGATGATGTGCGCGCGCTTGCTCAAGCATATTCCCGAGGCTGAGCAGAGCCGCTTCTACCACGCCGCCGGTGCATTTTTCGACAACGTGATTGCGCACTACGGCCGCATGCTGCAGTGGGTGCTCGACCGCCAGAAGAGCACGCTGCTGGTGGCGATCGGTACGCTGGTGCTGACGGGCGTGCTGTATGTAGTAGTGCCCAAGGGCTTCTTCCCGGTGCAGGACACGGGCGTGATCCAGGGTATTTCGGATGCGTCGCAGTCGATCTCGTTCTCGGCCATGGCCGAGCGCCAGCAGAAGCTGGCCGAGGTAGTGCTGAAAGACCCGGCGGTGGAGAGCCTGTCGTCGTTCATTGGCGTGGATGGCACGAACACCACGCTCAACAGCGGCCGCATGCTGATCAACCTCAAGCCGAAGGACCAGCGCGACGCCGATGCGAGCGAGATCATCCAGCGCCTGCAGCCCGAGCTGGCCAAGGTGGCCGGTATCTCGCTGTACATGCAGCCGGTGCAGGATCTGACGATTGAAGACCGCGTCAGCCGCACGCAGTACCAGTTCACGGTGGAAGACCCGGACCCTGCCAACCTGTCGAAATGGGTGCCCAAGCTGGTCGAGCGCCTGAAGCAGACCCACGAGCTGCGCGACGTGGCAAGCGACCTGCAGGACAACGGCCTACGCGCCTATGTGCAGGTGGACCGCGACAAGGCAGCGGTGTACGGCATCACGATGGCGGCGGTCGATAGCGCGCTGTACAGCGCCTATGGCCAACGCCTGGTGTCGACCATCTTCACGCAGTCGAACCAGTACCGCGTGGTGCTGGAGAACGACCCCGGCATGCACGCCGGCCCGCAATCGCTGTATGACCTGCATGTGCCATCCAGCAACGGATCGCCCGTGCAACAGGTGCCACTGGGGGCCTTTGCCACGGTGATCGAGCAACCGGGCTCGCTGGTCATCAACCACCAGGGCCAGTTCCCGTCGGCCACCATCTCGTTCAACGTGGCGCCGGGTGCATCACTGGGCGCGGCGGTGGAGACCATCAAGGCCGTCGAGCAGGAAATCGGCCTGCCGCTCAGCATGGCAACCAGCTTCCAGGGCGCGGCCCTGGCATTCCAGGCTGCCCTGTCGAACCAGCTTTGGCTGATCCTGGCCGCCATCATCACGATGTACATCGTGCTGGGTGTGCTGTACGAAAGCACGATCCACCCGGTGACGATTCTGTCGACGTTGCCCTCGGCCGGCGTGGGTGCGCTGCTGTCCTTGCTGATTGCCGGCAAGGACATGGGCATCATCGGGATCATCGGGATCATCCTGCTGATCGGTATCGTCAAGAAGAACGCGATCATGATGATCGACTTCGCGCTGGAGGCCGAGCGCGAGCAAGGGATGAAGCCGCGCGACGCGATCTACCAGGCCTGTCTGCTGCGCTTCCGCCCGATTCTGATGACGACCATGGCAGCCCTGCTTGGCGCACTGCCGCTGATGCTCGGCTCGGGCGTGGGCTCGGAGCTGCGTCAGCCGCTGGGCATCACCATGGTGGGTGGCCTGCTGTTCAGCCAGGTGCTGACGCTGTTCACAACGCCGGTCATCTATCTGGCGTTTGACGGCCTGGGCGAGCGCCTGCGCGGTTGGCGTGAGCGCCGCGCTGGGCGCAATGCGCGCGGCGGCCACAACGCACCGGACGCCGATCAACCGGGCGGCCAGTCATGAACCTATCCGCCACCTTCATCGCGCGGCCGGTTGCCACGGCACTGCTGACCATTGGTGTGGCGCTGGCGGGCATGGCGGCATTCCGGTTGCTGCCGGTATCGCCGCTACCGCAGGTGGATTTTCCGACCATCTCGGTCAGTGCCTCGCTGCCCGGCGCCAGCCCCGAGACCATGGCCGCCACCGTGGCAACGCCGCTGGAACGTTCGCTCGGCCGCATCGCCGGCATTACGGAGATGACATCGTCCAGCTCGCTGGGCTCGTCACGCATCACGCTGCAGTTCGATCTTTCACGTGACATCGACGGCGCGGCGCGCGATGTGCAGGCCGCCATCAACGCGTCGCGCAGCCTGCTGCCGTCTGGTCTGCCGAGCAACCCGACGTACCGCAAGGTCAACCCGGCTGACGCGCCGATCATGATTCTCGGGATGACGTCAGACACCATGTCGCGCGGCGAGCTGTACGACGCGGCATCGAGCATCCTGGCGCAGAAGCTGTCGCAGATCTCGGGTGTGGGCCAGGTGACCATCGGCGGCGCGTCGCTGCCAGCGGTGCGTGTGGAGCTGAACCCGACGGCATTGAACAAGTACGGCATCTCGATGGAGACCGTGCGCACCATCATCACCTCCACCAACGCCAACCGGCCCAAGGGCATGGTGGAATCCGGCGATCGCGTGTGGACGATCTTTGCCAATGATCAGGCCAAGAAAGCTGCCGAATACAAGCCGCTGATCATCGCCTACAACAAAGGCGCCCCGGTACGGCTGTCCGACGTGGCAGAAGTCACCGATGGCGTGCAGGACATCCGCAACTACGGCTCGGCCAACGGCAAGGCCTCAGTGCTGCTGATCATCAGCCGGCAGCCGGGCGCCAACATCATCGACACCGTCGACGCCATCAACGAGACGCTGCCCTACCTGCGCAACACCATTCCCGCCCAGATCAACCTGGATGTGATGATGGACCGCACCCCCACCATCCGCGCTTCGCTCAAGGACGTGGAGCGCACGCTTGTGCTGTCCATTGCGCTGGTGATCATGGTGGTGTTTCTGTTCTTGCGTAACGTGCGGGCCACGCTCATCCCCAGTGTGGCCGTGCCGGTATCGCTCATCGGCACGTTCGGGGTGATGTACCTGTGCGGCTACAGCCTCGACAACCTGTCACTCATGGCGCTGACGGTGGCGACCGGCTTCGTGGTCGATGACGCCATCGTGGTGCTGGAGAACGTCTCGCGCCACATCGAAAACGGCATGCGGCCCATGCAGGCAGCGCTCAAAGGCGCACGCGAGGTCGGCTTCACGGTCGTGTCGATGAGCTTCTCGCTGATTGCCGTGTTCATTCCGCTGCTGCTGATGGGCGGCATTGTCGGCCGGCTGTTCCGCGAGTTTGCGGTCACGCTGTCGGTGGCCATTCTGGTGTCGCTGGTGGTCTCGCTCACCACCACACCGATGATGTGTGCACGGCTGCTCAAGCCCGCCAACGAAGAGGAATATGGCTGGTTCCACCGCAAGACCGAAGGCTTCTTCACCTTCCTGCTCGACCTCTACCGCAACTCGCTGGCCTGGGCGCTGCGCCATAGCTGGCTCACGCTGCTGATCCTGGCTGCCACCGTCTGCCTGAACGTCTACCTGTACATCATCGTGCCGAAGGGCTTCTTCCCGCAGCAGGACACG contains the following coding sequences:
- a CDS encoding ArnT family glycosyltransferase, coding for MALIVVALVAVFLALWTDDLFQRSTLFRPDEGRYAEIPREMVVSGDWVTPRLNDLKYFEKPPLQYWTTAATFQAFGVNAWGARLWPVLFGLGGILMTAWTLAVYRGGRTAATGAAILASSLLYLLFGQVITLDMGVGFFLTVGACGFALAQRPGVSRGGQLGWMLVVWLALAGATLTKGLIGLVVPGLIGVAYLLMTRNWALIRRMHWLPGLALYLVATVPWFVIVQQRNPEFFDFFFIHEHFQRFLTNEHHRSGKWWYFIAVGAAGLLPWTPLFFTAIGRRIGRVADLFVGTREFDLMRWSIAWTAMIFLFFSVSSSKLPGYIVPAFPALAIILALALEKMPTRAVAWALGVNLLIAIGLWFAVPLIGAKAGAKMPAEQVAQAMPVLRSVMAMLAVGTLAALLALRWQRHMLAVIVLSLSALFCWDRVLNATEIFRDALSARDLIEKTQQAVGPIPAEMPFYSVEWLDQTAIYYLGRPMTLVSGFDELEMGAGLEPNKVVATTDEWIQRWTDGPPAYAFMRRMTWQKLQAAGVPMRLVAESADKVVVARR
- a CDS encoding putative hemolysin, producing the protein MDRAVCLATVVEDAGQGRRAAVVAALMLATGLAACSSPMPPWQPPRTTIQPAPPPMSSPVSQPPVARPSPVVPATPPAGTATEPPRSNVGMANPASEYCLQRGGQLEFSTRANGTEVGTCVSPGGDECEEWAFLRGSCTW
- a CDS encoding ATP-binding protein, translating into MKFKARFDTPRFDTLFGRLAGLIVVVLVLSHFSWLGVLRSERRERQYQASVDQMAFQLQAFQAVMDGHLRAKLPDLVIETNEAPAGDALSASDKSAELARQLARRLPAGTELRLEAAATPRVFVRFPQRDKWIAMPLVWVHAPPTISAVVPGIMVVLAIAIAFSLFAAWQIQRPVRALAEAAGALARRRYVAPLKERGPYELRQLTDQFNHMAADLSAADEERNTMLAGIAHDLKTPLSRLRLRAEMLADQKAGAGIERDVESMSAIVEQFLAYAQSGDSEAREVTVDRHLRGLVQPFAEQGKHVALDLHAGDRFRLKPTHLERIVVNLLDNAFAYGAAPVNVCTASDEHGFTLTVEDHGAGIPTADIDRVMRPFVRLDPARGGNAHCGLGLAIVDRLVRHLGGDLSIGPAASDAPTPGFRVTMRFPVPAVAA
- a CDS encoding response regulator — protein: MSGTKILVVDDDVELRDLLREYLTQQGFAVSVMHDGDGLAARLERERPALVVLDLMMPKVDGLSALRDLRARNDDVPVILLTARSDEIDRIIGLEIGADDYLGKPFSPRELLARINAVLRRRQAVPASAPEDRDSFAFGPFKLNFRMRTLFRGDRALSISDTEFALLKLLIAHAMQVLTREHIVELMYGPGSGVSDRGIDVQIWRLRRVLDEDAQRPRYIQTVRGRGYTFVPDEREEQEVRDEVQG
- a CDS encoding MdtA/MuxA family multidrug efflux RND transporter periplasmic adaptor subunit → MSEAMDPERGNNKNAGHKNAEHGTQEMRDGVSPTLLPPPREGGKRRRWGIWVVLVIVVLIGYAVWHATHRNAGGPGGAGRGGPGGRGAAMANKPMPVMVATAAKGDINVVISALGNVTPVVNVTVKSRVDGQLVRIHFTEGQNVKAGDLLAEIDPATYQAQLLQAQGQLARDQALLQNAKLDLQRYQTLAAQDSIAKQQVDTQASLVRQYEGTVKLDQGNVDNARVQLSYTRITAPVSGRVGLRQVDPGNIVHASDTNGIVVITQIDPMTVIYSIPEDSLPKVMPRLQSGDKLPVDAWDRAQTTVLAHGVLMTVDNTIDNTTGTVKLRAQFPNQNAALFPNQFVNVRMRVDTLHDQVIVPGAAIQRGTQGTFVYIVGQDSNVTLRVVKLGVTEGERVSITSGLQPGERVVIDGADKLRDGAPVEVIQPGAANAASAPAAGQGRQGGQGQRHHRGQGGASAPAASAPAAKQ
- a CDS encoding MdtB/MuxB family multidrug efflux RND transporter permease subunit translates to MNPSRIFILRPVATTLLMVAILLSGLVAYRMLPLSALPEVDYPTIQVTTLYPGASPDVMTSAITAPLERQFGQMPGLKQMTSSSSGGASVITLQFDLSLSLDIGEQEVQAAINAAGNLLPTDLPMPPIYSKVNPADAPILTLAITSNTMPLPKLEDLVDTRIAQKLSQLPGIGLVSISGGQRPAVRIQANTSALAALGLSIDDIRTSIGTANVNGAKGSFDGPMRASTIDANDQLKSAAEYSKMIVAYKNGAPIRLSDVAQIIDGAENSKLAAWANATPAIILNVQRQPGANVIEVVDRAKALLPQLKDTLPGNVDVAVLTDRTTTIRASVTDVQHELILAVALVVMVIFLFLRNVPATLIPAAAVPLSLVGTFGVMYMAGFSINNLTLMALTIATGFVVDDAIVVIENIARYIEDGDPPMEAALKGSKQIGFTIISLTFSLIAVLIPLLFMGDVVGRLFREFAITLAVSILISAVVSLTLTPMMCARLLKHIPEAEQSRFYHAAGAFFDNVIAHYGRMLQWVLDRQKSTLLVAIGTLVLTGVLYVVVPKGFFPVQDTGVIQGISDASQSISFSAMAERQQKLAEVVLKDPAVESLSSFIGVDGTNTTLNSGRMLINLKPKDQRDADASEIIQRLQPELAKVAGISLYMQPVQDLTIEDRVSRTQYQFTVEDPDPANLSKWVPKLVERLKQTHELRDVASDLQDNGLRAYVQVDRDKAAVYGITMAAVDSALYSAYGQRLVSTIFTQSNQYRVVLENDPGMHAGPQSLYDLHVPSSNGSPVQQVPLGAFATVIEQPGSLVINHQGQFPSATISFNVAPGASLGAAVETIKAVEQEIGLPLSMATSFQGAALAFQAALSNQLWLILAAIITMYIVLGVLYESTIHPVTILSTLPSAGVGALLSLLIAGKDMGIIGIIGIILLIGIVKKNAIMMIDFALEAEREQGMKPRDAIYQACLLRFRPILMTTMAALLGALPLMLGSGVGSELRQPLGITMVGGLLFSQVLTLFTTPVIYLAFDGLGERLRGWRERRAGRNARGGHNAPDADQPGGQS
- a CDS encoding multidrug efflux RND transporter permease subunit, yielding MNLSATFIARPVATALLTIGVALAGMAAFRLLPVSPLPQVDFPTISVSASLPGASPETMAATVATPLERSLGRIAGITEMTSSSSLGSSRITLQFDLSRDIDGAARDVQAAINASRSLLPSGLPSNPTYRKVNPADAPIMILGMTSDTMSRGELYDAASSILAQKLSQISGVGQVTIGGASLPAVRVELNPTALNKYGISMETVRTIITSTNANRPKGMVESGDRVWTIFANDQAKKAAEYKPLIIAYNKGAPVRLSDVAEVTDGVQDIRNYGSANGKASVLLIISRQPGANIIDTVDAINETLPYLRNTIPAQINLDVMMDRTPTIRASLKDVERTLVLSIALVIMVVFLFLRNVRATLIPSVAVPVSLIGTFGVMYLCGYSLDNLSLMALTVATGFVVDDAIVVLENVSRHIENGMRPMQAALKGAREVGFTVVSMSFSLIAVFIPLLLMGGIVGRLFREFAVTLSVAILVSLVVSLTTTPMMCARLLKPANEEEYGWFHRKTEGFFTFLLDLYRNSLAWALRHSWLTLLILAATVCLNVYLYIIVPKGFFPQQDTGRVIGFIQADQAISFQAMRTKLTDFITIVRQDPAVENVVGFTGGSQRNTGQMFLQLKPLAERKLSADQVINRLRGKLAQEPGATLFLQSVQDIRVGGRASNAQYQYTLQADDLDELRTWDPKIKQALMQAKSLTDVNTDTQDKGLQTTLVIDRDKAKALGINPADIDNALNDAFGQRQVSTIYNPLNQYRVVMEAAPQYWQNPEGLRDIYVITSSGAQVPLSTFSHYEPTNTALAVNHQGQFAASTISFNLAPGASLSTATQEIQDTMNRIGVPSSVHGSFQGTAKAFQDSLSSQPVLILFALITIYIVLGILYESYVHPITILSTLPSAGVGALLALIITDTDFSIIALIGVILLIGIVKKNAIMMIDFALEAERSQGMSPADAIFHACVLRFRPILMTTMAALLGALPLALGRGDGAELRTPLGISIVGGLLVSQILTLYTTPVVYLALDRLRLRRAGRTKDTPLPSLGSQGSST